One window from the genome of Ammoniphilus sp. CFH 90114 encodes:
- a CDS encoding efflux RND transporter periplasmic adaptor subunit, with protein sequence MKKNQLVLLTVSFLLITGCSSGGPQGSMGAARGQGGFGQAQQTVAVEVEPVAKGDLTVTKKILGNVVSDSVSEVSSGISGELISLQVKKGDRVQKGQILATVDISDTQEAITQSEMEIESAKQQLENAQISKKQAQQKARDLQQAETDWDKAKEELEEAQYLYEQGAIALAELKAAQTLEEERKTAYENQEASLEIEMEKADLSIRQNELSVKKAEINLQQTLKDVRDTQSDGVIRAPISGEVMAVNYKVGENVSSQQPLVTISNNQQLIITAQVTAEQKALLPKGREVNVETVAESKTLKAKVDYVSGATNENGLFDVELTFATSDTSVASGEVVQLTFTETLVENALLVPTKAILQEGDSRIVYTAEGGKAVKRKVEIINSQTHLTAVQGDLQENTQLIVNGHKLVSDGMTILLPGQELPAVGGGPGEGENAQGQAGEGQRRQGPSGTGGGGRS encoded by the coding sequence ATGAAAAAAAATCAGCTGGTGCTTTTAACGGTGTCCTTTTTGTTGATTACAGGCTGCTCGTCCGGCGGACCACAGGGATCGATGGGTGCCGCGCGTGGTCAGGGAGGCTTTGGGCAAGCTCAGCAAACTGTCGCTGTAGAGGTAGAACCGGTAGCTAAGGGAGATTTGACGGTTACCAAAAAAATCCTAGGAAATGTCGTATCGGATAGCGTGAGCGAAGTTTCTTCTGGAATATCCGGGGAGCTAATATCCCTTCAGGTTAAAAAAGGCGATAGGGTTCAAAAAGGGCAAATTCTTGCCACGGTGGATATCTCCGATACCCAAGAAGCGATCACACAATCGGAAATGGAAATAGAAAGCGCCAAGCAGCAGCTTGAGAATGCTCAAATTTCCAAGAAGCAAGCCCAACAGAAGGCACGGGATCTTCAACAGGCGGAGACGGATTGGGACAAAGCCAAGGAGGAACTAGAAGAAGCTCAGTACCTCTATGAACAGGGTGCCATCGCTTTAGCTGAATTGAAAGCTGCCCAGACGCTGGAGGAGGAAAGAAAAACGGCCTATGAGAATCAAGAGGCTTCTTTAGAAATTGAGATGGAAAAAGCGGATTTATCGATACGACAAAACGAGCTAAGTGTAAAAAAGGCGGAAATCAATCTCCAGCAAACGCTCAAGGATGTACGTGATACGCAGAGCGATGGGGTCATCCGCGCACCTATTTCAGGAGAAGTCATGGCCGTTAACTACAAGGTTGGCGAGAATGTATCTAGTCAACAGCCGCTGGTTACCATCTCGAACAACCAGCAACTAATCATCACCGCACAGGTTACAGCGGAGCAAAAAGCGCTTCTTCCGAAAGGGCGAGAGGTGAATGTGGAGACTGTCGCAGAAAGTAAAACGCTCAAGGCTAAGGTCGATTATGTCAGTGGAGCCACAAATGAGAATGGACTTTTCGATGTGGAATTGACCTTTGCAACCTCGGATACCTCTGTTGCTAGCGGTGAGGTGGTGCAGTTGACCTTTACGGAAACGTTGGTCGAGAATGCACTTCTCGTTCCAACGAAAGCCATTTTGCAGGAAGGTGACTCGCGTATTGTCTATACGGCTGAAGGCGGAAAAGCGGTTAAGCGGAAGGTGGAAATCATTAATAGTCAGACACACCTTACAGCGGTCCAAGGAGATCTTCAGGAGAATACTCAGCTCATAGTCAATGGGCACAAATTGGTGTCGGATGGAATGACCATCCTGCTTCCTGGACAGGAGCTCCCTGCGGTTGGCGGGGGTCCAGGTGAGGGGGAGAACGCTCAGGGACAAGCCGGGGAAGGGCAGCGAAGACAAGGACCGTCAGGTACTGGCGGGGGTGGCAGATCGTGA